AATATTTTAACTCTTATCCTTCTTTTTTGTCAAGAATTTGAAATTCCCTCCTTGTAAGGAAAGCTATTGTTTTTATATAATTTCCTTATATGCAGCTTGGAATAGATATTGGTGCTACAAAAACAAGGATAGGAGAGATAGATGAGGCAAGGATAATAAAGGCATATCAGGAAAAAACAGAAAAAGAGAAGATTGCAAGCCAAATTATAAGCCTTATAAATAGATCTGATATATCAAAGATAAAGGCAATAGGCATAGCTATAGCTGGACAAATAAAGGATGGAATTATTCTTTCTTCGCCAAACATAGGAATAAAGAACCTTAACCTTTATAAAATCCTAAAAGAACATTTTAATATTCCCTGCATCATTGAGAATGATTGTAATTGCCAAACAATGGGAGAATATATCTATGGAGCAGGGAAGGGAATAAAGACTTTGATTGGAATATTTATAGGAACAGGGATTGGAGGTGGAATAATTATAGATGGAAGGCTTATAAAAGGCTCTGAGATTGGACACATCGTAATTGATATAAATGGTGCAAAATGTGGATGTGGAAGGAAGGGTTGTTTTGAGGCGATTGCATCTGGGATTGCATTGGAAAGGTATGCAAAGGAGGCTGGTTTTAAAGAAGGCTCTGCCTCTTTCATTGAAAAGGAAGCAAGGGCTGGAAATAAAAAGGCAGGGGATTTAATAGAAAATCTTGGGAATTTTATTGGCATTGGAACAACAAACCTTATAAATATCTTAAACCCCGATGCTGTAATCTTGGGAGGTGGTGTAATTGAAGGATGCTCAGGGCTTGTTGAAATTGTAAGGCAATTTGTCAAAAAAGGGGCATTGTTTCCCTGTATTATTAAAAAGGCAAGTTTAGGGTCTAATTCTGGAATAATTGGTTCTGCTTTCCTTGCAAAAAAATGCTTGCAAATTTAAATGGCTAGTAGTAAAATAAAAATTAGAGGCGAGGAGAGATGAAGAAATGTCTTTTGTTTGGGCTTCTAGCAAATCTTTGTTTTGCGGGAGGGTATGAGTTTGGAGGGTTAGGTGCAAGGCCAATTGGAATGGGAGGGGCATTTATTGGTTTGGCAGATGATTGGTCTGCTATCTATTGGAACCCGGCTGGGCTTTGTTCTCTTTCAGAAAGAGGGGCTGGTTCTTATCTTGAGTATGCATCCATTAAGGGAAAGGATGGAAATTCAGTGAAGAATGCTTTACCAGAATTGTTTGCTTATTCTTGGGAAAAAGCAAGCTTTAATAAAAAAGATATAAAGACCTCTGCCCTTCTTCCCTCTTTTGGCTTTTGGCAGAAGCTTTCTGGTTGGACACTGGGTGAAGGTCTCTATATTCCCAATGGAAATGCCATTGATTGGGAGGATACAATAAACGATGGCACAGGCACAGCAAAGGCAGAATATCATACAATGCTTTTTGTCTCTGTAGGAAACCTCTCCTTGGCAAAGGAAATAAACGATAATCTTTCCATTGGTTGTGGCTTAAACCTTCTTTATGGCAAACTTGAACTTGAAGCAAAGAAGGATTATAGTGCTCCTCCACCTTTTGACTACAGCCTTTCATCCAAGATGGAGGGAGATGGATGTGGCCTTGAAGGGGTAATTGGATTTTTGTTGAAGGCATCAGATAAGATTTCCATTGGAGGAGTTTTAAGAAGCGGAAGCATCTTGGAGCTTAAAGGAGAGGGAGAAGGGAGTTTTCAATCAGCAATATTGCCAGGAACAGGAAGTGAAAAAAGCAAATATACCCAAAGATTCTCATATCCCTTAACCTGTGGTTTAGGAATAGCTTATAGATTAACCCCAAAGATAACCATAACCTCTGATTGGGCAAGGACAGGATGGAATTCTATGGAAGAGGATGTAGACTTTGAGCTGGATACAGGCTCAGGAACAAGCAAGCTTCTTATGGATAGGGATAAAAGCCTTAATTGGAGCAATACAGATAGATTTAGGGTTGGCATTGAGTATAACCTAAACAACAATTGGACATTAAGGACAGGATTTTACTCTGACCCATCTCCTGTTCCAAAGGATGGCGTTGACATAACCAAGATTATAGATGTAAATGTTAGGTTTATAACATTGGGCGCAAGTTATAAAAGAAATGATTTTGGGATTGATTTTTGCTATGCTAACGCATCTGGCAAGGAGACACTTGAAGGTATAGAATACGAAGAAAAGGGGACAGCGATTGGAATTTCTGGTAGCTATAAATTTTAAATGACTTGAATTCTGTGGCAGATGCTTTTAAAGAGATGATAATAAAAAGGGGAAAAATAATCTATGAAAGAAAACCTTGAGCTTGCCATAAAAATTTTAAAACGAGGTAAGTAATTATGGGTAAGGTGATTGAGAAGGTTAGAATGTGGAATGTGTGGGAAGAAGAGCAAATAAAAGAGGGCAGGTCTTTGCCCCTTGAGGTAGAGGCTATCATTGACACCGGCGCTACTCAGGTCTTACTACCTATTGATTTAGTCAAGCGTCTGGGTCTTAAGTTCTCAGGAAGAACAAAGGTCCGGTATGCCGATGGAAGGATAGAAGAGAAAGATGTGGCCCTTGGGCTAAGGATTGAGATCCTTGGACGAGATACTATATCCAGAGTTATCATCGAAAAAGAGGGTGCAAAACCCTTGCTTGGTCAGATTGTCCTTGAGGATACTGACCTTCTTGTAGACTGCAAAACAGGTAAAGTTATTCCCAATCCTGCATCCCCTGATATGCCACTCTTAGAGGAGCTTTAGAAATCAAGAATTTTGTTGCAAATTTGAGTGATTAAGGGTAAAATAAAATTAGTAACCAGATGATTATTGACTTAAGCTTGCCACTTTCTCCCATTGGCCCTGAGCATGATCAGCCAAAGATAGGTTATACAGACCACAAAAAGGGTGCATTCCTTCTTGGTCTGGCTGGTTTGCTTTATAAAAAAGAGGGTGTCTTAAAAAGGCTATTTCTTTGGCTTATTGGAAAATATAGGATAAAAGCAAATGAATGGCCAGAGGGATTAGGACTTGCCTTTGAGGAGGTAAAGATGGACACCCACGCAGGAACGCATCTTGATGCACCCTGGCACTTTGGACCAAATACAGAGGGAAAGCCATCAAAGACAATTGACGAGATTCCTTTAGAATGGTGCTTTTCTGATGGTGTTGTCTTAGATTTAAGGCACAAAGAGCCTGGCTCTCTCATTATGCCCAAAGACATTGAAGATAGCCTAAATAAAATAAACTATGAAATCAAGCCATATGACATTGTTCTTATTATGACCGGGGCTGATAAGCTCCATCCAGATAAAAGATACCTTAAAGATTATCCTGGGATGAGCAGGGAGGCAACATTGTATTTGATAGAAAAGGGGGTAAAAATTATTGGGACAGATTCGGTTGGATTTGACAGGGGATGGGGTGTAATGTTCTCTGAGTATATAGAAAAGAGGGATAAGAATCTTCTTTGGCCCGCACACTTTGCCGGAAGAGAAAGGGAATATTGCCACATAGAAAAGATGGCAAATTTTGATAAGATTCCAAAACCCTTTGGCTTTAAGATCGCCTGCTTTCCCATAAGGATAGAAAAAGCATCGGCTGGTTGGTGCCGGGCTGTGGCAATAATATGAATTTTGAGCTTAAAAGATATTTCTGGGATGTTGAAATTAAGGAATTGAAAGATTTTCCAATTTTTGTTATGGAAAGGCTCCTTGAGTATGGTGATAGAAACGCAATTTCTTATCTACTTTCTAATTTTTCAAAAGAAAGGATTAAGAAGGTGGTTAAAGAAACAAGGAGGATTTCCAGAAAAAGCGCTAATTTCTGGGCATTCTATCTTAATATTCCAAAGAAGGAGGTTAAATGTTTAAAGAGGTCTTTCCAGAGAAACAATCGCAAAATCTGGAAATATTAGTAAAAAAGAGGGTAATCTCGGGCTTTTACCTAGCGGGAGGAACAGGAGCAAGCCTTCAGCTAGGCCATAGAATATCCTTTGACTTAGACCTATTTACAAACAAGCCCTTCAATTGCGATAATGTGATTAGAAAACTTAAAGATTTAGGGGATTTCTTTTTGGATATAAAGGATGAAGAAACAATAATTGGCTTATTTAAAGGAACGTGGTTATATAGATTCTATTATGACAACAAAGATTAACTCAAATTATGACCAAATCATTGGACAGATTATACGAATGATTGAGAAAGTGGATAAATGGTTAATTAGACAAAGATGATATTTTCCTTTTCTCTTTTTCTCCAATTCTCCGTTTCACAAAGAGGGGGTGAATAATTACGAAAGGGATTGAATGGAAGGAGATAAAGGCATTTTTTGAAGAGAAGGTAAGGGTTTATTTTAATGAAGGTAGAAAATAGAATTGTTGTTAACAGCACAAGGGATAAGGTATTCTCTTTAGTCTCTGACTTTGAGGCTTGGCCTAGTTTTATCCCTGCATATAAAGAGGTTAAAATAGTGGAAAGAAAAGAGAACAAAATGATTATAGAAAGAAAAGGAGAGATTAAAGGAAAGCAAGTATTTTGGAGGTCAGAGGTTGAGATATTCCCCCAAAATCTTATTAAGGCAAAGCAGACTAAAGGTCCAATTCCAAATATGGAGATTATATGGCAATTTGAAGAAAAAGAGAAAAAGACAGAGATTGTTCTTATCCATAAATTTAGGCATAAAATCCTTATAATCGGCGATTTAATAGCAGGGATATTTGTCAAAAAAATGGCAGATGAAACCCTTAAGGCAATAAAAAAGAGGGTTGAAAATGGCTAATGATTCATCAGAGCTTTTTAGGTTTTTAAGTCATTTTGAGGAGGTCTCTCAATTTTGCCTAAAAAGCCTTGGCTGTAAACTCCACATCATATTTTCTGATGGAGAGGGTTTGAAACAAAAGGAGGATGCAAATCCTTTATGCCAATACCTAACCTCTACAATAGATGGACAAACAAGGTGTTTTTCCTCATACAAGAGGGGATGCTTTTTAAAAGAAGAATCCCCTCCATTCATATTTACCTGCCCCTTAGGCCTTATAAACCTCATATTCCCTTTGGCGGTTAAAACAAAACCCTCTTGCTATATTATGGTTGGTCCAATCTTTGTTAAGGAGAAAAGGGAATTGCTCTTAAAATATGCCAAAGAAATAGGCATTGAAAGGAAAAAAATAGAGCAGGGGCTTTTATCCTTAAAGACAATAACAGAATTAGAGCTTTCTTCCCTCTTTTCCCTATCAAGGTTTGTTATAGCCCCCTTAATTCATGAGATAAAGGAAAACTATGAGCTATTCTTAAGGGCAGGTGAATTTATAAAAAGGGAGGAGCTTATAAGGATAGATAACATAACAGGCTTACACAATAGACTATACCTTATCAACAGGCTACCAGAAGAAATGAGCAGGGCAACAAGGAAAAAGGAGGACTTGTCTTTAATCCTCTTTCGCTTTGACCAATTTCAATCAATGATAGACATCCATGGTGAAAAGATAAGGGATACAGTACTTAAGGAAACAGCGGAGATATTGCTTAAATTTACAAGAAAAGAGGATGTCTTGGTAAGGGGAAGGGATGATGAATTTCTTCTTTTATTATTCGCTACAGACCAAAATCAGGCTATGGTTCTTGGAAAAATGATTATAGAAAGAAAGGGAGAGATTAAAGGAAAGCCTGTATTTTGGAGGTCAGAGGTTGAGATATTCCCCCAAAATCTTATCAAGGCAAAGCAGACCAAAGGGCCAATTCCAAATATGGAGATAGAATGGCAATTTGAAGAAAAAGAGAAAAAGACAGAGATTGTTCTTATCCATAAATTTAGGCATAAAATCCTTATAATCGGCGATTTAATAGCAGGGATATTTGTCAAAAAAATGGCAGATGAAACCCTTAAGGCAATAAAAAAGAGGGTTGAAAATGGCTAATGATTCATCAGAGCTTTTTAGGTTTTTAAGTCATTTTGAGGAGGTCTCTCAATTTTGCCTAAAAAGCCTTGGCTGTAAACTCCACATCATATTTTCTGATGGAGAGGGTTTGAAACAAAAGGAGGATGCAAATCCTTTATGCCAATACCTAACCTCTACAATAGATGGACAAACAAGGTGTTTTTCCTCATACAAGAGGGGATGCTTTTTAAAAGAAGAATCCCCTCCATTCATATTTACCTGCCCCTTAGGCCTTATAAACCTCATATTCCCTTTGGCGGTTAAAACAAAACCCTCTTGCTATATTATGGTTGGTCCAATCTTTGTTAAGGAGAAAAGGGAATTGCTCTTAAAATATGCCAAAGAAATAGGCATTGAAAGGAAAAAAATAGAGCAGGGGCTTTTATCCTTAAAGACAATAACAGAATTAGAGCTTTCTTCCCTCTTTTCCCTATCAAGGTTTGTTATAGCCCCCTTAATTCATGAGATAAAGGAAAACTATGAGCTATTCTTAAGGGCAGGTGAATTTATAAAAAGGGAGGAGCTTATAAGGATAGATAACATAACAGGCTTACACAATAGACTATACCTTATCAACAGGCTACCAGAAGAAATGAGCAGGGCAACAAGGAAAAAGGAGGACTTGTCTTTAATCCTCTTTCGCTTTGACCAATTTCAATCAATGATAGACATCCATGGTGAAAAGATAAGGGATACAGTACTTAAGGAAACAGCGGAGATATTGCTTAAATTTACAAGAAAAGAGGATGTCTTAGTAAGGGGAAGGGATGATGAATTTCTTCTTTTATTATTCGCTACAGACCAAAATCAGGCTATGGTTCTTGGAAAAAGGATAGAAA
The genomic region above belongs to bacterium and contains:
- a CDS encoding SRPBCC family protein, encoding MKVENRIVVNSTRDKVFSLVSDFEAWPSFIPAYKEVKIVERKENKMIIERKGEIKGKQVFWRSEVEIFPQNLIKAKQTKGPIPNMEIIWQFEEKEKKTEIVLIHKFRHKILIIGDLIAGIFVKKMADETLKAIKKRVENG
- a CDS encoding outer membrane protein transport protein; amino-acid sequence: MKKCLLFGLLANLCFAGGYEFGGLGARPIGMGGAFIGLADDWSAIYWNPAGLCSLSERGAGSYLEYASIKGKDGNSVKNALPELFAYSWEKASFNKKDIKTSALLPSFGFWQKLSGWTLGEGLYIPNGNAIDWEDTINDGTGTAKAEYHTMLFVSVGNLSLAKEINDNLSIGCGLNLLYGKLELEAKKDYSAPPPFDYSLSSKMEGDGCGLEGVIGFLLKASDKISIGGVLRSGSILELKGEGEGSFQSAILPGTGSEKSKYTQRFSYPLTCGLGIAYRLTPKITITSDWARTGWNSMEEDVDFELDTGSGTSKLLMDRDKSLNWSNTDRFRVGIEYNLNNNWTLRTGFYSDPSPVPKDGVDITKIIDVNVRFITLGASYKRNDFGIDFCYANASGKETLEGIEYEEKGTAIGISGSYKF
- a CDS encoding retroviral-like aspartic protease family protein, with the protein product MGKVIEKVRMWNVWEEEQIKEGRSLPLEVEAIIDTGATQVLLPIDLVKRLGLKFSGRTKVRYADGRIEEKDVALGLRIEILGRDTISRVIIEKEGAKPLLGQIVLEDTDLLVDCKTGKVIPNPASPDMPLLEEL
- a CDS encoding cyclase family protein; the encoded protein is MIIDLSLPLSPIGPEHDQPKIGYTDHKKGAFLLGLAGLLYKKEGVLKRLFLWLIGKYRIKANEWPEGLGLAFEEVKMDTHAGTHLDAPWHFGPNTEGKPSKTIDEIPLEWCFSDGVVLDLRHKEPGSLIMPKDIEDSLNKINYEIKPYDIVLIMTGADKLHPDKRYLKDYPGMSREATLYLIEKGVKIIGTDSVGFDRGWGVMFSEYIEKRDKNLLWPAHFAGREREYCHIEKMANFDKIPKPFGFKIACFPIRIEKASAGWCRAVAII
- a CDS encoding ROK family protein gives rise to the protein MQLGIDIGATKTRIGEIDEARIIKAYQEKTEKEKIASQIISLINRSDISKIKAIGIAIAGQIKDGIILSSPNIGIKNLNLYKILKEHFNIPCIIENDCNCQTMGEYIYGAGKGIKTLIGIFIGTGIGGGIIIDGRLIKGSEIGHIVIDINGAKCGCGRKGCFEAIASGIALERYAKEAGFKEGSASFIEKEARAGNKKAGDLIENLGNFIGIGTTNLINILNPDAVILGGGVIEGCSGLVEIVRQFVKKGALFPCIIKKASLGSNSGIIGSAFLAKKCLQI
- a CDS encoding diguanylate cyclase, translating into MANDSSELFRFLSHFEEVSQFCLKSLGCKLHIIFSDGEGLKQKEDANPLCQYLTSTIDGQTRCFSSYKRGCFLKEESPPFIFTCPLGLINLIFPLAVKTKPSCYIMVGPIFVKEKRELLLKYAKEIGIERKKIEQGLLSLKTITELELSSLFSLSRFVIAPLIHEIKENYELFLRAGEFIKREELIRIDNITGLHNRLYLINRLPEEMSRATRKKEDLSLILFRFDQFQSMIDIHGEKIRDTVLKETAEILLKFTRKEDVLVRGRDDEFLLLLFATDQNQAMVLGKMIIERKGEIKGKPVFWRSEVEIFPQNLIKAKQTKGPIPNMEIEWQFEEKEKKTEIVLIHKFRHKILIIGDLIAGIFVKKMADETLKAIKKRVENG